The following proteins are encoded in a genomic region of Channa argus isolate prfri chromosome 3, Channa argus male v1.0, whole genome shotgun sequence:
- the apbb2b gene encoding amyloid beta precursor protein binding family B member 2 isoform X7, whose amino-acid sequence MRPWSGGNVAEDFAYVARDKNTRILKCHVFRCDTPAKAIATSLHEICSRIMTERKNAKAMAGGSLHNRMQAGLDLPLQAEFPTPKTELVQNFQVLYLGMMPVARPIGMDILNGAIDSLIGCSNKEEWTPVALNVADATVTISKEKDEGEVLVECRVRFLSFMGVGRDVHTFAFIMDAGGHRFDCHVFWCDPNAGSVSEAVQAACMLRYHKCLVARPPSQKACGSSPPGDSVSRRVSTSVKRGVLSLIDTLKQKRPVTELPQ is encoded by the exons ATGAGGCCTTGGTCTGGAGGGAATGTTGCTGA GGACTTTGCATATGTGGCGAGAGATAAAAACACCAGGATTCTGAAATGTCATGTGTTTCGCTGTGACACGCCAGCCAAAGCTATCGCCACCAGCCTGCATGAGATCTGCTCCCGG ATAATGACAGAGCGAAAGAATGCCAAAGCGATGGCAGGAGGGTCTCTCCACAACAGGATGCAGGCAGGGCTAGATCTCCCTTTACAAG CAGAGTTCCCCACACCAAAGACAGAGCTGGTTCAGAATTTTCAGGTGCTCTACCTTGGGATGATGCCTGTGGCCAGACCAATAG GTATGGACATACTGAATGGAGCTATAGACAGCCTAATTGGTTGTTCCAACAAAGAGGAATGGACTCCCGTAGCTCTAAATGTGGCCGATGCAACTGTCACCATCAGCAAGGAAAAG GACGAAGGAGAAGTACTTGTGGAGTGTCGGGTGCGGTTTCTGTCTTTCATGGGCGTAGGGCGTGATGTGCACACGTTTGCCTTCATCATGGATGCTGGCGGCCATCGTTTTGACTGTCATGTCTTCTGGTGTGATCCCAATGCTGGAAGTGTGTCTGAGGCTGTTCAGGCTGCTTGTATG CTGCGGTACCACAAATGTTTGGTGGCTCGACCTCCCTCCCAGAAGGCCTGTGGCTCATCACCCCCTGGTGACTCAGTTTCCCGTCGGGTCTCGACCAGCGTGAAGCGAGGTGTCCTGTCTCTCATTGATACCCTCAAACAGAAGAGACCCGTGACTGAGTTGCCACAGTAA
- the apbb2b gene encoding amyloid beta precursor protein binding family B member 2 isoform X8 translates to MTERKNAKAMAGGSLHNRMQAGLDLPLQAEFPTPKTELVQNFQVLYLGMMPVARPIGMDILNGAIDSLIGCSNKEEWTPVALNVADATVTISKEKDEGEVLVECRVRFLSFMGVGRDVHTFAFIMDAGGHRFDCHVFWCDPNAGSVSEAVQAACMLRYHKCLVARPPSQKACGSSPPGDSVSRRVSTSVKRGVLSLIDTLKQKRPVTELPQ, encoded by the exons ATGACAGAGCGAAAGAATGCCAAAGCGATGGCAGGAGGGTCTCTCCACAACAGGATGCAGGCAGGGCTAGATCTCCCTTTACAAG CAGAGTTCCCCACACCAAAGACAGAGCTGGTTCAGAATTTTCAGGTGCTCTACCTTGGGATGATGCCTGTGGCCAGACCAATAG GTATGGACATACTGAATGGAGCTATAGACAGCCTAATTGGTTGTTCCAACAAAGAGGAATGGACTCCCGTAGCTCTAAATGTGGCCGATGCAACTGTCACCATCAGCAAGGAAAAG GACGAAGGAGAAGTACTTGTGGAGTGTCGGGTGCGGTTTCTGTCTTTCATGGGCGTAGGGCGTGATGTGCACACGTTTGCCTTCATCATGGATGCTGGCGGCCATCGTTTTGACTGTCATGTCTTCTGGTGTGATCCCAATGCTGGAAGTGTGTCTGAGGCTGTTCAGGCTGCTTGTATG CTGCGGTACCACAAATGTTTGGTGGCTCGACCTCCCTCCCAGAAGGCCTGTGGCTCATCACCCCCTGGTGACTCAGTTTCCCGTCGGGTCTCGACCAGCGTGAAGCGAGGTGTCCTGTCTCTCATTGATACCCTCAAACAGAAGAGACCCGTGACTGAGTTGCCACAGTAA